Genomic window (Desulforapulum autotrophicum HRM2):
CAGTCACCACCTGCAAAAACGCCCTTTCTTGTGGTCATGAGGGAAGAAGGATTCACCCGAATGGTTCCCCAGGGATTGAGTTCCAGGCCGTCCCTGGGATTGACAAACCCAAGCTCTACCTGCTGGCCAATGGCCGGAATAATATGATTGGTCTTGATGATGAATTCACTGTCGACAATGGGCATGACCTTTGACCGCCCCGTCTCGTCAGGCTCTCCCAGGCTCATTTTAACGGCTTCGATACCCTCTATTTTTCCATCTTTTACTATAATTTTGGTGGGATTGGTCAAGAAGTGAAAAACCACCCCTTCCTCCATGGCTGCCTCAATCTCTTCATGATCTGCGGGCATCTCCTTCCTGCTTCTCCGGTAAACGAGATGTACCTCATTTACACCCATTCTAAGGGCCGAACGGGCACAGTCCATGGCCACGTTACCGCCGCCGACCACCACCATCTTTTGGCCAAGGGACATGGGAATGCCACGGTCTATGTAATCGTGGTTGATGCGCAGCAAAAAGTCGACGCCAAAATCATATCCCTCAAGCTCCGGGTCTTCATAGGCCACCTCCATCATTTTGCCCTTGTGGGTTCCAATACCTAGGAAAACAGCGGCGTAGCACCGCTGTGAAAGGTCATCCAGGGTAAAGTCCCTGCCCAGTTTCTGGTTGTAAAAAATACGGCCACCAAGGGTTTCAATAATCGAGACCTCCTTGGCAAGCACAGCCTTTGGCAGGCGGTACTCGGGAATTCCCGTGGCTGCCATGCCGCCCGGGATTGATTTCCCCTCAAAGATATCCACCCTGTACCCCTTGAGCAGCAGGTGATAGGCCGCGGAAATACCTGCAGGGCCTGTACCCACAACGGCGACCTTGAGGTTGGGATCCTTTGGTTCATCCGGGGTATAGGCGGAAAACCACTGGTTGATCACCCCCTCCTCGTGGTCAGCAACAAAACGCTTGAGCACCTTGATGCCTACGGCCTCATCCACCTGGGTTCTACGGCAGGCCATCTCGCAGAAACGGACACAAACCCGGCCACAGGTGGCTGCCATGGGGTATTTCTGAAGAATGACCCCAAGGGAATGGGTAAATTTACCGTCTTTGATATAGTCGATATACTTGGGCACATCCACCTTGGACGGACAGGCCTCAATGCAGGGAGCCGTAACATAGGTCACGCACCGCTGGCGAACAGGGGCAGGGGTGGAAAGTTCCGCCACCAGTTCTTCCCTGAAGTGAGCCAGCACTTCTAACAGGGCAACGGTCGCCGTTTGCCCGAGCCCGCAAAGGGAGGTATCCCTCACATGCTCTGCAATAACCGCAATCTCATCAAGGGCCTCCGCATCTGCCTTGCGGTTCACCAGGTCTTCCAACTTATGCCGGATAATCTGGGTGCCCACCCTGCAGGGGGTACACTTGCCGCACGACTCCTTTGCAACCCGCTCCATATACTGAAGCAGGGCATCCAGAAGATTGACTTTCTTTTCAAACACAAAGAACCCGTGCCCGCCGAAAAACGCTTTGATGGGATTTCCTGCGTTGAACTCATCAAAATCACTGAACTCAGGTTGATCTTCGATTTCAAAGATCGGCCGGGTTCTATTGTCAATCACCTTGCCGTCCCATGCTCCAAAAATTACTTTAGCCATAGATAGCGTCCCGTTTTTTATTAACCCTGTTATTTTTTATTCAGGGGGGTCACTGCATCCCCTTAGCCTTTATCCGTTTAGGATAGCCTTATGCAAAATAAATACCATAGTAGAAACACAGGAAAGCATGAATTCGCTTCGAACCGACGAACCGCTTCGAACCGACGAACGGGAACAGGCGTTGCCTTCCACCCATTCCCGCAGCCCGTCCTGGGCAGCTCCGAGGGGAATGGCAGCTCCTTGAATATTCCTGTTGACCGCTGCCATTTAATGTTCCCGCCCGCCTCTGTTGTCGAGTTTCACGCCTGGCTGTGCTCGACAGTGCGAACTACAAGGCCTCAAGCAGGGCAACGGATTCGATGTGAAAGGTGTGGGGAAACATGTCCACGGGCTGAACCTTGACTACCCGATAGCGTTCCTTGAGCATACCAAGGTCCCTTGCAAGGGTTGCAGGATTGCACGAGACATAGACAATTTTTTTCGGTGCAATGGCCATGACCTGGGCGACCACATCCTTGTGCATCCCCACCCTTGGGGGATCAATGATCATGACGTTGCAGGTGGCATCCAGCTGGGGCAGCACATCTTTGATGTCGCCCACAAAAAATTCACAGTTGTCGATCTGATTCAGGGCTGCATTTTTTTTAGCATCAACAACGGCGCTCTCCACAATTTCAATACCCACAACCTTTTTGGCCCGGTCAGACAACCAGATGGGAATGGTGCCCGTGCCGGAATAGAGATCCACCACGGTTTCGTTGCCCGTCAGATCGGCATATTCAGAGACCAGGGAATAAAGCTGTTCCGCACCAGCGGTATTGGTCTGAAAAAAGCTGTTAGCTGAAATTTCAAAGGTAAACCGGCCAAGTTTTTCCCGGATAAATTGTTCGCCTGCAAGGAGTTTCTCATAATCCCCCGTGGCAATACCGGCCTTTTTGGCCGTGACATTGTTAACAATGGAGACAATTGAGGGAAACATATTTTTAAGGTGTTCGGCAAGGGGAATCAGAAGGGCGTCGTTCTCTTCACTGGTAACAATGTTGACCATCCAGGTATTGAATGCCGACGAACTTCTGAGCATGAGGAAACGCCAGAACCCCTCGTGGGAACGAAGGCCGTAGGCCGGCACCCCGGATTCAACAATATATTGCCTCACAACCTGCATGATCTGGTTGCCCGTATCCGGCTGGATCAGACATTTGTCAATATCAATGATGCGATCAAAGGTTCCAGGCACATGGAGGCCCAGGCCAAACCCCTTTTTAATGTCAGGATTTTCAAGATCTTCCGGCATCAGCCAGCGACTGGTGGTGCAGGAAAATTCCATCTTGTTTCTGAACCCGAAAATCTTTCGGGAGGGGATCACGGGCAGCACCTCAACATCCTTTAACAGACCGATGTGCTCAAGGGATTCAGTCACATGGCGCTGTTTGTACTCAAGCTGGGTTTCATAGGCAAGGGTCTGCCACCGGCATCCGCCGCAATGGGCCGCATATTCGCAGGGCGGGTCCTGCCTGAGGACTGAGGGCGTCACAAGGGAGACAAGGGTTGCCTCACCATAACTTTTCTTTTTTTTGGTGATCCTGGCAATGATCCTGTCACCCGGCACGGTGCGATCCACAAATATGGGGTAGCCGTCAGGTTTGGCAAGGCCCTTGCCACCAAAGGCAAGATCGATAATTTCAAGTTCAACGGGCTTTCTCTTTTGTATCTTCATATGTTTCCCAGCCCCTGGGGGCTTTTTTATTGGTTGGCAGGGTGCAAATAAACTTGAGATATTACCTGTTCTGTGCCATAAAAACAAGGATGAATATACGAACACAACAGGTGAGATTCACCAGCGACAACATGACTCTCCATGGCGTTCTCCACCTTCCTGACACCATAAATCCGCCCGTCGTCATCGGCTCCCATGGACTTGAAGGCACAATGGATTCTGCCAAGCAACGACTGCTTGCCGACCTTCTGCCGGGTCTTGGCATTGCCTTTCTACGCTTTGACCACAGGGGATGCGGCAAGAGCGATGGCCGGTTTGAAAACGATACATCCCTTGACCTTCGGGCAGCCGACATGGTGGCAGCAACAGCCCACGTTATCTCCCTTGGCCTGACCAGCCAAAGGATAGCCCTTTTTGGCAGCAGCCTTGGCGGCGCCACGGCCATTAAGGCGTGGACACTTCTTGAATCCCAGGAAATTTTCCCCCTGGGGGCAGTGGTGTGTGCCACTCCCCTGGTCAGTCGAACCATAAAGAACATCCCCCTTGAGGGAAACCTGCACCGCCCTGCCCTGCCCATTGAATTTTTTGAGCAAAACCTGCTCTTTGACCTGACCCGGTCCGCTGGAAGTATTCACCATCTACTTGTCTTTCACGGCGGAAAGGATGAGGTGGTTCCGGTTGAAAATGCCCATAGACTCTTTGATCTGGCCCTTGATCCCAAGGAGTTGGTCATCCACCCAAACGGCGGACACAGGATGTCTGACCCGGAGCACCAGAAGGATTTTACCCGTAGAACAGCCCTTTGGTTCAAACACTGCCTCCTTGCATGAGCATCCGTTTTCTTAGCGCTCCAAGGGCGGTTACGGCAAAGATCTGCTTGTTCATGGTTCGATCATTAAAGGCGAAACCATAACGCTTTGTCGTACAGAATCCAGGTCCTGCAATACCGATACAAACCATTCCCACGGGCTTTTCAGGACTACCTCCACCGGGTCCTGCGACACCCGATGTTGAAATGCCATAGGTTGCCTGGGTCAGACGCCTCACCCCCTGGGCCATTTCCCCTGCTGTCTCTTCAGATACGGCACCATGGCTTTCAAGGGTGGATTGCCTGACGCCAAGGACACGGATCTTGGCCTCGTTTGAGTAGGTGACACCGGAAAAGATAAAATATTCTGAACTGCCTGGAACGTCGGTGAGCATGCTTGCCATGAGACCGCCGGTACAGCTTTCGGCAAGGGCTATGGTTGCCTTTTTCTGAACCAGAAGTCTACCCACCTCCTGTTCCATGGTAAGTCCCTCCCTTGAAATCACCCAACGCCCCAGGGTGGTCACAACAAATTGTTCAGCCTGATCAAGGATATTTTCACCCCCACCTCTTTTTTCCGAATCAGGATAGAGCTTCACCTGGATCAGGGGAAAATCCGCCCTGAAACCCGGCCTGACGCCGGGAAACTGGGTTGCCAAATCCTTTAATCGGGCACCCACCTCGGACTCGGGCAGACCAAACACGGTAATGGTTCTTGGGGTAATATCCGTCAGGGTACGACCAAGGTTCTTTGCTGCATACCGTTGAATCCAGGGCAAAACCCAATTGAGGGTCATGGCCTTCATCTCCTTTGGCACACCGGGCATGAAAAAACCATGGCAACCTGAAATACGCAGATAAAACCCAGGGGCCGTACCCACCTCATTTTCAATAACCCGGCAATCCCTGGGAAGTACGGCCTGTTTCTTGTTGGATGGGTTCATGGGCCATCCTTTTCGATTAAAATAATCCGTCACGAGCCCAAGGGCCTCGGGATTGAGGATGGTCTTTGTGTTCACAGCACCTGCCGCAGCCTCTGCCGTGATATCATCATTCGTAGGCCCAAGCCCTCCTGTAACAATCAGAATATCAGTCTCTGCTGCCAAATCAGCAATGGTGCGGCGCAACGTTCCAAAATCATCCCCCACGGCGACAAAGCAATCAACAGTCAACCCCAGGCCCAACAGGGAGGCAGCAAGCCAGGAAGCGTTGGTGTCAACCACGCCTCCTGAAACAATCTCATCTCCGGTTGATAAAATTTTTATTTTCATAGGTTTGTGTCCATTTATTAGTGAGCAAAGGCCCAATCGTAACGCATGGTAACACACTATTCTTCACTTGAAAATAACCGGGTTATCTGCTAAAGTCTTTTAGTATTTTTTACCCCAAGCGGTCATCGGACAACACGGAAAACACGGGAGAGAGAACAATGATCAGAGTCGCCATTGCAGGGGCTACAGGCTATACCGGGGCTGAACTTGTTAAATTAATCACAGGACATAAAGAGGCCAAGCTCGCGGCCGTGACATCACAATCCTACAGTGGCCGGGCC
Coding sequences:
- a CDS encoding FAD-dependent oxidoreductase, with product MAKVIFGAWDGKVIDNRTRPIFEIEDQPEFSDFDEFNAGNPIKAFFGGHGFFVFEKKVNLLDALLQYMERVAKESCGKCTPCRVGTQIIRHKLEDLVNRKADAEALDEIAVIAEHVRDTSLCGLGQTATVALLEVLAHFREELVAELSTPAPVRQRCVTYVTAPCIEACPSKVDVPKYIDYIKDGKFTHSLGVILQKYPMAATCGRVCVRFCEMACRRTQVDEAVGIKVLKRFVADHEEGVINQWFSAYTPDEPKDPNLKVAVVGTGPAGISAAYHLLLKGYRVDIFEGKSIPGGMAATGIPEYRLPKAVLAKEVSIIETLGGRIFYNQKLGRDFTLDDLSQRCYAAVFLGIGTHKGKMMEVAYEDPELEGYDFGVDFLLRINHDYIDRGIPMSLGQKMVVVGGGNVAMDCARSALRMGVNEVHLVYRRSRKEMPADHEEIEAAMEEGVVFHFLTNPTKIIVKDGKIEGIEAVKMSLGEPDETGRSKVMPIVDSEFIIKTNHIIPAIGQQVELGFVNPRDGLELNPWGTIRVNPSSLMTTRKGVFAGGDCVTGPATLVQAMAQGEKVARNIDDYLTLGRVRFQPNERMSQLVADVQPMISKGINIPVKHEYRVKIKELDPVIRKKIFEEVAKPISVEEAYAEAQRCMRCYRVYSVITEQ
- the rlmD gene encoding 23S rRNA (uracil(1939)-C(5))-methyltransferase RlmD gives rise to the protein MKIQKRKPVELEIIDLAFGGKGLAKPDGYPIFVDRTVPGDRIIARITKKKKSYGEATLVSLVTPSVLRQDPPCEYAAHCGGCRWQTLAYETQLEYKQRHVTESLEHIGLLKDVEVLPVIPSRKIFGFRNKMEFSCTTSRWLMPEDLENPDIKKGFGLGLHVPGTFDRIIDIDKCLIQPDTGNQIMQVVRQYIVESGVPAYGLRSHEGFWRFLMLRSSSAFNTWMVNIVTSEENDALLIPLAEHLKNMFPSIVSIVNNVTAKKAGIATGDYEKLLAGEQFIREKLGRFTFEISANSFFQTNTAGAEQLYSLVSEYADLTGNETVVDLYSGTGTIPIWLSDRAKKVVGIEIVESAVVDAKKNAALNQIDNCEFFVGDIKDVLPQLDATCNVMIIDPPRVGMHKDVVAQVMAIAPKKIVYVSCNPATLARDLGMLKERYRVVKVQPVDMFPHTFHIESVALLEAL
- a CDS encoding alpha/beta hydrolase → MNIRTQQVRFTSDNMTLHGVLHLPDTINPPVVIGSHGLEGTMDSAKQRLLADLLPGLGIAFLRFDHRGCGKSDGRFENDTSLDLRAADMVAATAHVISLGLTSQRIALFGSSLGGATAIKAWTLLESQEIFPLGAVVCATPLVSRTIKNIPLEGNLHRPALPIEFFEQNLLFDLTRSAGSIHHLLVFHGGKDEVVPVENAHRLFDLALDPKELVIHPNGGHRMSDPEHQKDFTRRTALWFKHCLLA
- a CDS encoding CinA family nicotinamide mononucleotide deamidase-related protein, which gives rise to MKIKILSTGDEIVSGGVVDTNASWLAASLLGLGLTVDCFVAVGDDFGTLRRTIADLAAETDILIVTGGLGPTNDDITAEAAAGAVNTKTILNPEALGLVTDYFNRKGWPMNPSNKKQAVLPRDCRVIENEVGTAPGFYLRISGCHGFFMPGVPKEMKAMTLNWVLPWIQRYAAKNLGRTLTDITPRTITVFGLPESEVGARLKDLATQFPGVRPGFRADFPLIQVKLYPDSEKRGGGENILDQAEQFVVTTLGRWVISREGLTMEQEVGRLLVQKKATIALAESCTGGLMASMLTDVPGSSEYFIFSGVTYSNEAKIRVLGVRQSTLESHGAVSEETAGEMAQGVRRLTQATYGISTSGVAGPGGGSPEKPVGMVCIGIAGPGFCTTKRYGFAFNDRTMNKQIFAVTALGALRKRMLMQGGSV